In Bosea vestrisii, the following are encoded in one genomic region:
- a CDS encoding esterase: protein MKRHFLAAAFGLACSLGPAQAQQAQEPISLRGMGSFHVGGKLVELSGRPVKDVVFTPGGTPARVDPNGTYQTGQMYVQYFLPQNERGTVPLLLWHGGGMTGVNYETTPDGRQGWLEFFLRKGWSVYNSDAVERGRSGWAMYPDVIPGEPVFLTTANPFERFRIGASGGYDGDPAKRKYLPGSQFPAEGYDNFVKQIVPRWTSTDQMIIDAYIAEVDKVCPCVIAFHSQSGQFGFKVAQARPDKVKALIAVEPAGIGDPAKAAALKDIPVLMVFGDHIEQDARWPTIRKTATDFGDKITAAGGSVEVVNLPTVGITGNSHMIMLDKNNLSVAQLIQDWLAKKGLTK from the coding sequence ATGAAGCGTCATTTTCTGGCGGCCGCTTTCGGCCTGGCATGCAGCCTCGGCCCGGCACAGGCCCAGCAGGCGCAGGAGCCGATCTCCCTGCGCGGGATGGGCTCCTTCCATGTCGGCGGCAAGCTGGTCGAGCTCTCCGGCCGGCCGGTCAAGGACGTGGTGTTCACCCCGGGTGGCACGCCGGCCCGCGTCGACCCGAACGGCACCTACCAGACCGGGCAGATGTATGTGCAGTACTTCCTGCCGCAGAACGAGCGTGGCACCGTCCCGCTCCTGCTCTGGCATGGCGGCGGCATGACCGGCGTCAACTACGAGACGACCCCTGACGGGCGCCAGGGCTGGCTCGAATTCTTCCTGCGCAAGGGCTGGTCGGTCTACAATTCCGATGCGGTCGAGCGCGGGCGCTCGGGCTGGGCGATGTATCCCGACGTGATCCCCGGCGAGCCGGTCTTCCTGACCACGGCGAACCCGTTCGAGCGCTTCCGCATCGGCGCGAGCGGCGGCTATGATGGCGATCCGGCCAAGCGCAAATACCTGCCGGGCAGCCAGTTCCCGGCCGAAGGCTACGACAACTTCGTCAAGCAGATCGTGCCGCGCTGGACCTCGACCGACCAGATGATCATCGACGCCTATATCGCCGAGGTCGACAAGGTCTGCCCCTGCGTGATCGCCTTCCACAGCCAGTCCGGCCAGTTCGGCTTCAAGGTGGCGCAGGCGCGGCCGGACAAGGTCAAGGCGCTGATCGCGGTCGAGCCGGCAGGCATCGGCGACCCGGCCAAGGCGGCGGCACTGAAGGATATCCCCGTGCTGATGGTCTTCGGCGACCATATCGAGCAGGACGCGCGCTGGCCGACGATCCGCAAGACCGCGACCGATTTCGGCGACAAGATCACCGCGGCCGGTGGCTCGGTCGAGGTCGTCAACCTGCCCACCGTCGGCATCACCGGCAATTCGCACATGATCATGCTGGACAAGAATAATCTTTCTGTCGCGCAGCTGATCCAGGACTGGCTGGCGAAGAAGGGGCTGACGAAATAG